One region of Chryseobacterium sp. C-71 genomic DNA includes:
- a CDS encoding bestrophin family protein, translated as MITTKYFNYKQIANLAGMHLIWLTAWSTFVAAIYYFFEWQWMTIPLVPLTLVGTAVAFFVGFKSNQAYDRLWEARKIWGAIVNSSRSFTSMLYAFDTEKGEMHYIKDFKKQLVYRHIAWLYTLREQLLIPTEWEHMSLDRHFGEINTKRNRLIKAGFPDYVRTHLFQQKYLSEDELKVQEDYKNFATFLNSKQAKDLNYLKNKKVITDFDQMQLQNCLNDFYDYQGQAERIKKFPSPRQFANSGFIFIVIFIILLPLGLVSEFSKLGDWGIWTCIPFCVIVGWIYIIMELVGDYSENPFGGLMFDIPMLSICRTIEIDLLQMIGEHEDLPEPIASKNGVLV; from the coding sequence ATGATCACAACAAAATATTTCAATTACAAACAGATTGCGAATCTTGCAGGGATGCATCTTATCTGGCTAACTGCATGGAGCACATTTGTCGCTGCCATATATTACTTTTTCGAATGGCAATGGATGACAATTCCTCTCGTACCACTTACTTTGGTAGGTACGGCAGTTGCATTTTTCGTTGGTTTTAAAAGTAATCAGGCGTATGACCGACTTTGGGAAGCAAGAAAAATTTGGGGTGCTATTGTCAACTCCAGCCGATCATTCACATCAATGTTGTATGCTTTTGATACCGAAAAAGGCGAAATGCATTACATTAAAGACTTTAAAAAACAATTGGTCTACCGTCACATTGCGTGGTTGTATACCTTGAGAGAGCAGCTCTTAATACCGACAGAATGGGAACACATGAGTCTTGACCGACATTTCGGAGAAATTAATACCAAAAGAAACCGCTTGATAAAAGCAGGTTTTCCTGATTATGTAAGAACGCACCTTTTTCAACAAAAATACCTTTCGGAAGATGAATTGAAAGTACAGGAAGATTATAAAAATTTTGCAACTTTTCTTAATTCAAAACAGGCAAAAGATTTAAATTATTTAAAAAATAAAAAAGTTATCACAGACTTTGATCAGATGCAGCTTCAAAATTGTCTGAATGATTTTTATGATTATCAAGGACAGGCAGAAAGAATTAAAAAATTCCCTTCTCCAAGGCAGTTTGCCAATTCAGGATTTATCTTTATTGTTATTTTCATTATCCTTTTGCCACTAGGTTTAGTAAGTGAATTTAGTAAATTGGGGGATTGGGGAATCTGGACGTGTATTCCGTTCTGTGTGATTGTTGGGTGGATTTATATCATTATGGAACTCGTCGGTGATTATTCTGAAAACCCTTTCGGTGGATTAATGTTTGACATTCCAATGCTGTCGATTTGCCGAACTATTGAGATCGACCTTCTTCAAATGATCGGTGAACATGAAGACCTTCCGGAACCGATAGCTTCTAAAAATGGAGTTTTAGTTTAA